TGCTGAGCATCGTAAAAAAACCTGGCCGCTGCAAGATAAAGACCAGCGGCGCGATGATCGCCATGCCCAGCACATCGCCCAGGTACCAGGTACGAAACAGCATCCACCAGGGGCCTGCGTTCACAAAAAGCATCGTCCACGAAGCACCCAAGGCACTAGTCACAGCTGTTGCCCCAACGACCGCGACGCCGAGAAAGCCCAGCAAGGGCTGGCGCTTCGTCAACTGCAGAGGGCTGCCAAACCACCGTGTCAACAATACGGACGAGGTAATGACCTCCACGGAGTTGGCAACGGACACGCCGACCGCCAGCCGCAGCGGATCGCCATAAAGGACATCGGCCAGCGTATCGGCCAGAAAGCCCGCAATGAAATAAGGGATCCAGGTCTTCTTCGGCTGCGTCACCACCAGCGCAAACAAAAGGCCATTCGTAAACCAAATCGTCGCAACCCCATCCGACTGTCGCGAAAGCACGATTCCCAGCCACGAAAATAGGAGCAGAGTGAAGAACGTCGCGGTCAGGTGGCCCCACCGGATGGACTCAGAGCGCGATCTGGCATAAGTGGCTTCAGGAGCAGCACAATGAGCCAACTCCACCTCCAGCGACGCTTCGCCAACAGTCTTGCTTATGTCCATTGCACTCTATTTTCTGGCGTCTCCAAACCCACTCAGAATACTGCAATGGGAGTGTCAACAGGTTATAGCGCGAAGCAACCCTGCCTATCATTCGCCCGGCTTACTCAGCATCTCCGCTCACAATCGCGAAAGGCTGCGGGGCGGCTGTGACCATTTCAGCGTTCAACGACCTGCAACGACCCATACGGGCCGAGAATTCACTCAAAGACTCCGCTTGAACCGAAGATAGTAAAAGCAGGAGCAGATTGAAACGATGACTCGATAGTAGCAAGTCATCGATCTCTCCGTCAGCAAAAACGTCGGGTCAGTCCGCCTGGATTTGAAACCCCGTCAGACCGGGACCGTCTAAACCCACATGACCGCCCCCTCCTCCTTTCGGCCTTTTCTGCTGGCCGTTGCTCTGCTTATCTCTGCCCTGTACGTTACCGGCCTTGCCGCGCAGCAAAAAAACTCTCCGTCCGGTCAGTCTCCTGCACCCACTGCGGGAACCATCGCTGTTGACGCCCGTCTAGTCAATCTCCCCGTCGTCGTCCGCGACAAAAAGGGAGCATTCATCCAGAACCTCACTAAGGACGATTTCACCCTGCAGGTCGACGGTAAGCCTCAGACCATCCGCTACTTCGACAAAGACACCAACCTCCCGCTCACCCTTGGTCTTCTCGTCGACATCAGCCAATCTCAGCGCAGCGTCCTGGACGAAGAACGCACCGCCAGCAGCACCTTCCTCGACCAGATGCTGACCAACCCGAAGGATCAGGCCTTCATCATCCAGTTTGCCCGTCAAACCGAGCTGTTGCAGGATCTCACCACCTCGCGCCCGCTTCTTCAAAAAGCTCTCAAAGAGATCGACACTCCAAGTCCCGGCGCCGTCGACGACGATAGCGACAGCCGGAGCCACAGCCGGGGAGGGACAGTCCTCTACGACGCTCTCTTTCTCGCCTCCGACGAGCTGATGAGCAAGCAGACCGGCCGCAAAGCTCTGATCATCCTCTCCGATGGCGTCGACCGGAACAGCCGGGAGAATCTCGTCCGATCCATCGAAGCCGCGCAGCGGGCCGATACCATCATCTACGCCATCTACTTCAAGGGCGAAGAGAGCCATCCACAGAACAATAACCAGCAGCGCGGCCGCGGGGGCTACCCTGGTGGTGGCTACCCAGGGGGCGGCTATCCTGGCGGTCGTGGCGGCTATCCAGGGGGAGGCAATGGCGGAGGTAATGGGGGGAACTATCCCAGCCAGAGCCATGTAGACGGAAAGAAGATCCTTGAACGTATGGCACAGGAGACCGGCGGCCGCCTCTTCGAGGTCAAGAAAAATCAAGACGTCGCCCAGATCTATAACCAGATAGCGGAAGAGCTTCGGGCGCAGTACCGCCTCGGTTACACCCCCACCCAGGACGCAGCTTCCAGCGGCTACCATCAGGTTTCTGTAGACGTTCACCAGAAAGGCCTCGTCGTCCAGACCCGTGGCGGCTACTACGCCGGCAAGTAGCTCACGGCCAGAGCAGACGCTAGGATCCATCTGGCCATGCAATTGGTCCAACAACGTGGCTTCCCAACGATGCGTTCCAGCCGAAGGAGCAGTTCCATGCCACTGCCCTGTTACGAACCGTGTAAATGCGCGTTGAGAATACGTATCGGAAAGCCCAGATAACCGTAGCCTTCAATCTTGTCCGGCACGTTGGGCATGCTCCACGACGTAGCGTAGAGGAACAAAGCAAAGCCCACACAGCGCGATCTCCACTTTGACGGCAGAGGAACCTCGCTCCCCAAAGGCTCCCTCTCTTGGTGCCGATAATCAATGAACAGTAGAAGGAAGAAGACGCTGAAGATATGGATATAAATCCATCTTCCCCAGTCCACCGCATACAGGAACAACACCAAAGAAGCTGCACAAGAGGCGCCAGTCGCAATTAAAAGAACTATCAGCGAATAACGGACCTTCGCATAACGCCACAAGAAAGCAAACGCCATGACGATGGGAACGCTCCCCGCAATCGTCCAGATGGTGTACAGCCCGTAGTAGTGATATGCCTGGATGTTCTCCGCCACCAACGTCCGCGCGCCTGCACTGGTACTCGCGAGGTAGTCGATCGCCCCGCCGCAGACGTGTTGCTTGAGCGGCCCGAGAGAGTCGCAGATTTTAGCGGCGGTCGTAGCGTTGCCCGGATGATGAATAACAAGCACCAGAGCCACCGTCGAAAACAACAGTGGCAGCGTGGCGATCTTTATCGCGCTCCTGACGCTATGGCGGGCGATAACAAGCGCCCCGAAGTAATAAGGAAAAAAGCAGATCAAGGGTTCGTGACAAAGAACCATTAACGGACAGATCAACGTCATCACAGCGATCAAAAGCCAATCCTGTACCTTCGCTCGTAAAAGCATCAGCAGCAATATTCCAAGCCCGGCGAGATATAGGATCTCT
The nucleotide sequence above comes from Tunturibacter empetritectus. Encoded proteins:
- a CDS encoding VWA domain-containing protein, yielding MTAPSSFRPFLLAVALLISALYVTGLAAQQKNSPSGQSPAPTAGTIAVDARLVNLPVVVRDKKGAFIQNLTKDDFTLQVDGKPQTIRYFDKDTNLPLTLGLLVDISQSQRSVLDEERTASSTFLDQMLTNPKDQAFIIQFARQTELLQDLTTSRPLLQKALKEIDTPSPGAVDDDSDSRSHSRGGTVLYDALFLASDELMSKQTGRKALIILSDGVDRNSRENLVRSIEAAQRADTIIYAIYFKGEESHPQNNNQQRGRGGYPGGGYPGGGYPGGRGGYPGGGNGGGNGGNYPSQSHVDGKKILERMAQETGGRLFEVKKNQDVAQIYNQIAEELRAQYRLGYTPTQDAASSGYHQVSVDVHQKGLVVQTRGGYYAGK